One region of Anaeromyxobacter paludicola genomic DNA includes:
- a CDS encoding cytochrome c3 family protein, with protein sequence MTRTLKTLFAAALLAGATAALAAPPTTVTLPAKNGNVTFDHKAHQTQGCKKCHEGAPKKLELTKETAHKLCWSCHAEQQKGPTEKNCTQCHKKA encoded by the coding sequence ATGACCCGCACCCTGAAGACCCTGTTCGCCGCTGCCCTGCTCGCCGGCGCCACCGCCGCCCTGGCCGCGCCCCCCACCACCGTGACGCTGCCGGCCAAGAACGGCAACGTGACCTTCGACCACAAGGCCCACCAGACGCAGGGCTGCAAGAAGTGCCACGAGGGCGCGCCGAAGAAGCTCGAGCTGACGAAGGAGACGGCCCACAAGCTCTGCTGGAGCTGTCACGCCGAGCAGCAGAAGGGCCCGACCGAGAAGAACTGCACGCAGTGCCACAAGAAGGCGTAG
- a CDS encoding NAD-dependent epimerase/dehydratase family protein, with amino-acid sequence MRVFVTGGTGYVGSAVVRALVEAGHEVTSLARSAAKEAALSRLGARAIRGDLSDPAGIARAARGSDGFVHAAMDYGLGPPADRAALEALLEAARQGEGPRVLVYTSGVWVLGDTGPEGADESTAITHPAAAVAWRPAHEQLALGAAAGGLVTAVIRPGMVYGGKGGLLAPFFETAVKDGAAAFVGEGRNRWSLVHREDLARLYLRVLESRASGVYHGVDGEAPTLADLARAASQAAGKEGAVRPVPLEEARRGMGPMADALALDQVVRGEASQRLGWRPAWSGFLARARDAFREWAA; translated from the coding sequence ATGCGCGTGTTCGTGACGGGTGGTACGGGGTACGTCGGCTCGGCGGTGGTCCGGGCGCTGGTGGAGGCGGGGCACGAGGTCACCTCGCTCGCACGGAGCGCCGCGAAGGAGGCGGCGCTGTCGCGGCTCGGGGCCAGGGCGATCCGCGGCGACCTCTCCGACCCGGCGGGGATCGCCCGCGCCGCCCGGGGGAGCGACGGCTTCGTCCACGCCGCCATGGACTACGGCCTCGGACCGCCGGCCGACCGGGCCGCGCTCGAGGCGCTCCTCGAGGCCGCGCGCCAGGGCGAGGGGCCGCGGGTGCTGGTCTACACCTCCGGCGTCTGGGTGCTCGGCGACACCGGGCCGGAGGGGGCCGACGAGTCCACCGCGATCACCCACCCCGCCGCCGCCGTGGCGTGGCGCCCCGCGCACGAGCAGCTCGCGCTCGGCGCGGCCGCCGGGGGGCTCGTCACCGCGGTGATCCGGCCGGGGATGGTCTACGGGGGCAAGGGCGGGCTGCTGGCGCCGTTCTTCGAGACCGCGGTGAAGGACGGCGCGGCCGCCTTCGTCGGCGAGGGGCGCAACCGCTGGAGCCTGGTGCACCGCGAGGACCTCGCCCGGCTCTACCTCCGGGTCCTCGAGTCGCGCGCCAGCGGCGTCTACCACGGCGTGGACGGCGAGGCCCCCACCCTCGCCGACCTGGCGCGGGCCGCCTCGCAGGCCGCCGGCAAGGAGGGCGCCGTCCGGCCGGTGCCGCTCGAGGAGGCCCGGCGCGGCATGGGGCCGATGGCGGACGCGCTCGCCCTCGACCAGGTGGTCCGGGGCGAGGCGTCTCAGCGGCTCGGCTGGCGTCCCGCCTGGAGCGGGTTCCTGGCCCGCGCCCGGGACGCCTTCCGGGAGTGGGCGGCCTGA